Proteins encoded in a region of the Xiphophorus couchianus chromosome 11, X_couchianus-1.0, whole genome shotgun sequence genome:
- the LOC114153445 gene encoding coagulation factor VII-like: MSQITNSSKMARVCLLVFIVGLQLGIPGASAEITEDNTETVFISQQKAHVVLKRQRRFNSGRLEEVLQKANLERECREEQCTMEEAREWFEDNEKTMQFWSLYTDGDQCESKPCQNGGVCEDELSSYKCWCKKGFIGKNCEIETAKQCSINNGGCAHFCKMEGRQRVCHCAAGYKVGTDRKSCEPTGPFSCGIVSLSSGLVARSFRWTQSSNSTNSTRQDYDYDYTEEIEDYLNSPMNESKLFNNSADSVLNVRSVGLDSSSSLNQAETINSTAELDDSKSPRQKRSWDLPVLPTIVAQKNVDERIVGGNEATPGEIPWQVGLMAFSPKRNKTLPICGGSLLSEFWVITAAHCLEVAKHKEYAIFVRLGEHDVNVVEASESNHEVAEEHIHPRYNSNHSQFNHDIALLKLATPVELSNERRPICVGPSAFIQDLLKDSSSSVVSGWGRIRDKGLEADKLQKLSAPLADRTLCKQSSRDHITRFMFCAGFADGLSDSCQGDSGGPHATNYKGTWFLTGIVSWGEGCAEKGKYGIYTRVSRYYSWIVQTTGILQSN; this comes from the exons ATGAGCCAGATCACTAACAGCAGTAAAATGGCCAGAGTTTGTCTGCTGGTTTTCATTGTTGGTCTTCAACTGGGGATTCCTGGAGCGAGTGCTGAGATCACAGAAGACAACACAG aaaccGTGTTTATCTCTCAGCAGAAGGCACATGTGGTGCTGAAACGACAGCGGAGATTCAACAGTGGGCGTCTCGAGGAAGTGCTACAGAAAGCCAACCTGGAGCGAGAATGTAGAGAGGAGCAATGCACCATGGAGGAGGCCAGGGAGTGGTTCGAGGATAATGAAAAAACT ATGCAATTCTGGTCCCTCTACACTG ATGGTGACCAGTGTGAGTCAAAGCCCTGTCAGAATGGAGGAGTTTGTGAGGATGAATTAAGCTCCTATAAATGCTGGTGCAAAAAAGGCTTTATTGGTAAAAACTGTGAGATTG aaacgGCCAAACAGTGTTCGATCAACAATGGTGGATGTGCACATTTCTGCAAAATGGAAGGACGCCAACGTGTGTGTCACTGTGCAGCTGGTTACAAAGTTGGGACAGATAGAAAAAGCTGTGAACCGACAG GGCCGTTCAGTTGTGGTATCGTAAGCCTGTCCTCTGGCCTGGTTGCCAGATCTTTCAGGTGGACACAATCCTCCAACTCAACTAACTCCACCAGACAGGATTACGACTATGATTACACTGAAGAAATTGAGGATTACCTCAACTCTCCAATGAACGAATCAAAACTGTTCAACAACTCAGCAGATTCTGTATTAAATGTCAGATCAGTTGGGTTGGATTCAAGTTCCTCCTTAAATCAAGCCGAGACTATCAACTCTACAGCAGAGCTAGATGACAGCAAAAGTCCCAGGCAAAAGCGTTCCTGGGATTTGCCTGTGCTCCCCACCATCGTAGCCCAAAAGAACGTGGACGAGAGGATTGTTGGAGGAAATGAAGCCACACCTGGCGAGATACCTTGGCAG GTGGGCCTGATGGCTTTTTCACCCAAGCGAAACAAAACGCTGCCTATCTGTGGAGGCTCTCTGCTAAGTGAATTTTGGGTAATCACTGCAGCCCACTGCCTGGAGGTGGCCAAACATAAAGAATACGCTATCTTCGTAAGACTTg GTGAACATGATGTGAATGTGGTCGAGGCTTCAGAGAGCAACCATGAAGTGGCGGAGGAGCACATCCACCCCCGCTACAACTCGAATCACTCGCAGTTTAATCACGATATCGCCCTGCTGAAGCTCGCCACTCCCGTGGAACTGTCCAATGAGAGACGTCCCATATGCGTGGGCCCAAGCGCCTTCATACAGGACCTCCTGAAAGACTCCAGTAGCTCTGTGGTGAGTGGCTGGGGACGGATAAGGGACAAAGGTCTTGAAGCTGACAAGCTTCAGAAGTTATCGGCTCCTCTTGCGGACCGAACCCTGTGCAAACAGAGTAGCCGGGACCACATCACCCGGTTCATGTTCTGTGCCGGCTTTGCAGACGGACTGAGCGATTCGTGCCAGGGAGACAGCGGCGGCCCGCATGCCACCAACTACAAAGGAACTTGGTTTCTCACCGGCATCGTCAGCTGGGGGGAGGGTTGTGCCGAGAAAGGAAAATACGGCATCTACACCCGTGTTTCACGATACTACTCCTGGATTGTTCAGACAACAGGGATCTTACAGTCCAACTAA